ggtaaatctaactgaaggaattaaaatgatacacgggttttttttctaaaaatcactttccatggacttgggtgggttttgtattcatgtattcaattgaatatAAAATTGGCAAATCGACGTTTAATATTATACTCGTCGATTGTTTGCCCATGTaaaggaaaaaaggaaaacaaaacctCAAAACAACAACTTATATGCTTTTGCAATTacaattgcatttaaatttcatgcACATTTGCCCACTTCCTTTATCAGTTTATCTCTATTTCCCAGCAAAGTGGTAATGCTAGTTGATTTGCATTTCAGGTGAAACATTTATATATTGGAAGTAAGATACGAATATCCCTGAAGCAATCTACAATATTACGACTCTCAAAAAATTACTTCTGTAATGTTACGACTATCATATATAtgaaaccaaaaaacaaaacccGAGGCACTTTGGACTAtgatatttaataattattattgttatcaataTTAGTCGATCTTTTATCTATACCTCTCATATCTCTGATATAAGTAAATATTGTCTTCCTATATCAAATAATGGTAGCCAAAGGGTTTAAAATGGCGAGTCTTAATATTGTTTTATCCTCTTTGCTACTGGTTATAACAATACATTTTTCAGAAACGTACGCAGACATTTCTCATGAGAAGCGAAATTATGATGATAATTACGCCAAAGTTTTGATACTAGGTGCCGGTGCTTCTGGACTTGAGGCTGCAAAATATTTCCATGCTAATGGCATGGACGATTTTATTATCATAGAAGGTGCAGACTACGTCGGGGGACGAGTCCACGATGTCCCGTTTGCTGGGGTCAATGTAGAGTTGGGTGCCAATTGGGCGCAACCTGGGAGCACTGGTATCGTAGCGCAAGTAAAAGAGCTGGCAATGGACGTGCATCTTTCAGACTTTGATTCTTTTATAATTCGGAATGCAAGTGGATTTGATTTAACTGAAATGTCAGAACCAAGATGGGAAGATTTAGAAGTTGCAATTGAGAAAACTTTTGTTATAGCTCAAGATATTATGAAGAACCATAAGCCGGACATGTCTCAGAGAGCTGCATTGCGACTTGGTGGCTGGGTTCCGAGGACACCCCTTGATTATGCCATTGAATACTACGAGTACAACTTCGAATGGGCTGATATACCAGCAGTAACCTCTCTCCAGTCAACGGCATCCCTAGATTATGCAACAGATGTGTTCTTCATAAAAGATCAACGTGGCTTCAAATACATCTTGAACCACATAATTGGATTTATGCAAGAAGATCCGTACTTGAATCATATTCGTCTCAACCAAACTGTAATATATATTGATCATTCTGACGACGATGGAGTAACTGTAACCTGCCAGGATGGGACTGTGTATACCGGCGATTACGCGTTAGTAACTTTCGGACTAGGTGCCATGCAAGAAGGGTTGGTTGAATTCAACCCACCTCTCCCTAAGTGGAAAATAGAAGAACTTTCTCAGTTTATCATGACATCTTTTACTAAGATATTCTTAAAATGGCCAACTAAATTTTGGGATGACGAAGAGTGGATCATCCACGCCAACGAAAGACGTGGGTATTATCCACTCTTTCTGAACTTAGAAGCAAACGGTCTTTATCCTAGGGGTACAAATATCTTAGTAGCCTTCCTGACTTCTGATGAATCTCGTCGCGTTGAACGTCAACCAGACGCAGAGACAAAGGCTGAGATTGAACACCTTCTACGCAGTATTTACG
The Amphiura filiformis chromosome 3, Afil_fr2py, whole genome shotgun sequence DNA segment above includes these coding regions:
- the LOC140147504 gene encoding uncharacterized protein, translating into MASLNIVLSSLLLVITIHFSETYADISHEKRNYDDNYAKVLILGAGASGLEAAKYFHANGMDDFIIIEGADYVGGRVHDVPFAGVNVELGANWAQPGSTGIVAQVKELAMDVHLSDFDSFIIRNASGFDLTEMSEPRWEDLEVAIEKTFVIAQDIMKNHKPDMSQRAALRLGGWVPRTPLDYAIEYYEYNFEWADIPAVTSLQSTASLDYATDVFFIKDQRGFKYILNHIIGFMQEDPYLNHIRLNQTVIYIDHSDDDGVTVTCQDGTVYTGDYALVTFGLGAMQEGLVEFNPPLPKWKIEELSQFIMTSFTKIFLKWPTKFWDDEEWIIHANERRGYYPLFLNLEANGLYPRGTNILVAFLTSDESRRVERQPDAETKAEIEHLLRSIYGPDAVPDAEDILISGWNRNSLHRGAYSNWPVEVSVDCFKKIQARVGRLCFGGEHAHEVYNGYVYGAQLSGEREAKKTTRFIQEQIPRKVSRDCIW